A genomic segment from Deinococcus sp. YIM 77859 encodes:
- a CDS encoding ABC transporter permease: MDGLFTQLLTTAFLATFVRSVVPLLLTGLGGLFSERSGVVNIALDGLIIFGALAGAVVTYTLDPTLGALAPWVGWLVGALVGGLIAWIHAVVSIKYRADQVISGTAINLLATGVPPVILTALYGTSTESPKVAHPLPLWGVGELRFSPPVFFAFVMVLVAWYVLYRTPYGLRLRATGEHPGAAASMGVNVPRMRYSGVILSGLLAGTAGVFLSIGNLDSYVRNISAGLGFIALAALIFGQWKPLGVLGATVLFGFLQAVSITLGGTDLLPPTLVTALPYLITIIALIFTGRSAAPRALGKPFEG, encoded by the coding sequence ATGGACGGGCTCTTCACCCAACTCCTGACGACCGCCTTCCTAGCGACCTTTGTCCGCAGCGTGGTCCCGCTGCTGCTCACCGGACTGGGCGGCCTCTTTTCCGAACGCAGCGGCGTGGTGAATATCGCGCTCGACGGCCTGATCATCTTTGGCGCGCTTGCGGGAGCGGTCGTGACCTATACCCTTGACCCCACGCTGGGGGCGCTGGCCCCTTGGGTGGGCTGGCTGGTCGGCGCGCTGGTCGGCGGGCTGATCGCCTGGATTCACGCAGTCGTAAGCATCAAGTACCGAGCCGACCAGGTCATCAGCGGTACGGCCATCAACCTGCTCGCCACGGGGGTGCCCCCGGTTATCCTGACGGCGCTGTACGGCACGAGCACGGAAAGCCCCAAGGTGGCTCATCCCCTCCCGCTTTGGGGAGTGGGCGAGCTGCGCTTCAGCCCGCCGGTGTTCTTTGCGTTTGTGATGGTGCTCGTCGCGTGGTATGTGCTGTACCGCACGCCCTACGGCCTGCGCCTGCGCGCGACCGGCGAGCACCCCGGTGCGGCGGCCAGCATGGGTGTGAACGTGCCCCGCATGCGCTACAGCGGCGTCATCCTTTCGGGCCTGCTCGCCGGTACCGCGGGTGTCTTTCTCTCGATCGGTAACCTCGACTCCTACGTGCGCAACATCAGCGCGGGGCTGGGCTTTATCGCGCTTGCCGCGCTGATCTTCGGGCAGTGGAAGCCGCTGGGGGTACTGGGGGCCACCGTGCTCTTCGGCTTTCTGCAGGCGGTCAGCATCACGCTGGGCGGCACCGACCTGCTGCCTCCCACGCTCGTTACCGCACTGCCGTACCTCATCACCATCATCGCCCTGATCTTCACCGGCCGCAGCGCCGCGCCCCGCGCGCTCGGTAAGCCCTTCGAGGGCTAA
- a CDS encoding LysR family transcriptional regulator, translating into MADRSLPSPAPVPSLAQLRALVAVVEAGGFGEAAAELGVSQSSLSEAVARLEALAGRPLLRRTPAGTVPTEAGARVLAHARRAVQAAADVLLAAQEEASLCGTLRVTSLRSTATHLLPPALASFRARHPGVTVTVLDSEASGGGIQAVRAGRVDVGLIVSEAAADLRLLPLPPDEYLFVAPAARGESPVTWGELAAQPLILPPQRDPCYQRVRAYLAARGVPLTQVMEVEQDSVTLSMVGHGLGITVMPRLALLPLPPGLVALPLPEPLTRPLALAVLPHRAALPLLRAFNSTVLETVGKLGMPSGTAEARAIASRLPLPTAPN; encoded by the coding sequence GTGGCTGACCGCTCCTTGCCCTCCCCGGCCCCGGTTCCCTCCCTGGCGCAGCTCCGGGCGCTGGTCGCCGTGGTGGAGGCCGGAGGGTTTGGGGAGGCGGCGGCGGAGCTGGGTGTGTCTCAGTCCTCGCTGAGTGAGGCAGTCGCGCGGCTGGAGGCGCTGGCCGGCCGTCCGCTGCTGCGGCGAACGCCTGCCGGAACGGTGCCCACAGAAGCGGGGGCGCGGGTGCTGGCCCACGCCCGAAGGGCGGTCCAGGCGGCGGCCGACGTGCTGCTGGCGGCCCAGGAGGAGGCCTCCCTGTGCGGCACGCTCCGGGTGACGTCCCTGCGTTCGACGGCCACCCACCTGTTGCCGCCCGCTCTGGCCAGCTTCCGTGCTCGCCATCCAGGGGTGACGGTCACGGTGCTGGATTCGGAGGCGTCAGGGGGCGGAATTCAGGCTGTTCGTGCAGGTCGCGTAGATGTGGGTCTGATCGTCAGTGAGGCCGCGGCGGATCTGCGCCTGCTGCCCCTTCCGCCCGACGAATACCTGTTTGTTGCCCCCGCTGCTCGTGGCGAGTCCCCTGTCACCTGGGGCGAGCTGGCCGCGCAGCCGCTGATCTTGCCTCCGCAGCGTGATCCCTGTTACCAGCGGGTGCGGGCCTACCTCGCCGCGCGCGGCGTGCCGCTCACCCAGGTGATGGAGGTCGAGCAAGACAGCGTGACGCTTTCCATGGTGGGGCACGGCCTCGGGATCACGGTGATGCCGCGGCTGGCCCTGCTGCCCCTTCCACCCGGCTTGGTCGCGCTGCCGCTTCCCGAACCCCTCACCCGGCCGCTTGCGCTGGCCGTGCTGCCGCACCGGGCCGCTCTGCCGCTGCTGCGGGCCTTTAACAGCACCGTGCTGGAAACCGTCGGGAAGTTGGGGATGCCAAGCGGGACCGCAGAGGCCCGGGCAATTGCGTCCCGCCTGCCTCTGCCGACAGCGCCCAACTGA
- a CDS encoding LysM peptidoglycan-binding domain-containing protein: MLPWAAMVRRAALLTLLLFPLLASSSALAASGTVTVKKGDTLYSIARRSGTSVEELRALNGLKGHLIRPGQTLRVRGGAPTPPKGSVYTVRSGDTLGKIAARAGVSLAALRAANGITGSLIRPGQRLRVPPRGTGTAKAAARPTTEVRIIHGYVRVGPRETLDTLARRYRTTPDQLARLNGLGRRERRLYVGQRLLVPRRVPVPIPPPPVAAPLTVQRLKPLNIPVQVVRVDLRHRDVLVTPVLPRAGLGVGARVSRLAQQSGAQAVINGSYFHPRSYAPAGDLVVQGRLLAWGRIPAALAITPDNRATITVSTTPLLGRPLNATWRGMETVIATGPRILRGGAVVRQYASAFRDPAVFGRAARSAVGLKSNRDLVFVTTHAKLTTTEMGKVMARLGLQEALLLDGGSSAGIAWKGRAVLDSVRSVAYGIGVFTGYKGRRYAR, translated from the coding sequence ATGCTCCCCTGGGCAGCGATGGTTCGCCGCGCCGCCCTGCTCACGCTGCTCCTTTTTCCCCTGCTGGCCAGCTCCTCCGCGCTCGCGGCAAGCGGCACGGTCACTGTGAAGAAGGGAGATACGCTCTATAGCATCGCGCGGCGCAGCGGCACCAGCGTCGAAGAGCTCAGGGCGCTTAACGGCCTAAAGGGCCACCTGATCCGGCCCGGCCAGACGCTGCGCGTGAGGGGCGGCGCGCCCACCCCGCCCAAGGGGAGCGTGTACACCGTGCGGTCCGGCGACACGCTGGGCAAGATCGCGGCGCGCGCCGGGGTGAGCCTGGCCGCGCTGCGTGCCGCGAACGGGATCACGGGCAGCCTGATTCGGCCTGGCCAGCGCCTGCGGGTTCCGCCCCGCGGAACGGGAACGGCGAAGGCGGCAGCCCGGCCCACCACCGAGGTGCGGATCATCCACGGGTACGTGCGCGTAGGGCCGCGCGAGACGCTGGACACCCTGGCCCGCCGGTACCGCACGACGCCCGACCAGCTCGCTCGGCTCAATGGCCTCGGTCGCCGGGAACGGCGCCTGTACGTCGGTCAGCGCCTGCTGGTGCCCCGGCGGGTTCCGGTGCCCATTCCGCCGCCACCCGTCGCTGCTCCCCTCACCGTCCAGCGCCTCAAGCCGCTGAATATCCCCGTTCAGGTCGTGCGGGTAGACCTGCGCCACCGCGACGTGTTGGTGACCCCGGTGCTGCCCCGCGCCGGGCTGGGCGTAGGCGCGCGCGTCAGCCGCCTCGCGCAGCAGAGCGGTGCCCAAGCCGTGATCAACGGCAGCTACTTTCATCCACGCTCCTACGCGCCTGCGGGCGACCTGGTGGTACAGGGCCGCCTGCTCGCCTGGGGCCGCATCCCCGCAGCCTTGGCGATCACGCCGGATAACCGCGCGACCATCACGGTGAGCACCACGCCGCTGCTGGGCCGTCCGCTGAACGCCACCTGGCGCGGCATGGAAACCGTCATCGCCACCGGGCCGCGTATCCTGCGGGGGGGAGCGGTGGTGCGGCAGTACGCGAGCGCCTTTCGTGACCCCGCCGTCTTTGGCCGGGCCGCACGCAGCGCCGTCGGCCTGAAAAGCAACCGTGACCTGGTCTTTGTGACCACCCATGCCAAACTCACGACCACAGAAATGGGCAAGGTGATGGCCAGGCTGGGCCTGCAAGAGGCCCTGCTGCTGGACGGCGGCAGCAGCGCCGGGATCGCCTGGAAGGGCCGGGCCGTGCTCGACAGTGTTCGTAGCGTCGCGTACGGCATCGGGGTGTTCACGGGGTACAAGGGGCGGCGGTACGCGCGCTAG
- a CDS encoding ribosome-binding factor A, with the protein MKPAQVEAQLSRVLAGAIADLRDPRVPLIVTVERVTVTPDYGLARVYVSAMDADMPALLDALTHARGHLQREVAAHMRLRRTPTLEFRAANERGML; encoded by the coding sequence ATGAAGCCCGCCCAGGTGGAAGCGCAGCTCTCGCGCGTGCTCGCGGGGGCCATCGCGGACCTGCGGGACCCGCGGGTCCCCCTGATTGTGACGGTGGAGCGCGTGACCGTCACGCCTGACTACGGGCTCGCGCGCGTGTACGTGAGCGCGATGGACGCGGACATGCCCGCCCTCCTTGACGCCCTGACGCACGCGCGGGGGCACCTGCAACGGGAGGTCGCCGCGCACATGCGGCTCCGGCGCACACCGACCCTAGAATTTCGCGCGGCGAATGAGCGGGGCATGCTGTGA
- a CDS encoding thioesterase family protein, with protein sequence MTAGLESRSTLRVRYAETDAMGVVHHATYPVWFEVGRSDLMRDLGLPYAEVEARGYYLMLSGLNVEYRRAARYDDLLTLVTRVASVRSRTLTFRYEVWRGLPEGGDLLATGETRHIATDRSYRPARLPEDVLRALQGAGQG encoded by the coding sequence GTGACGGCGGGCCTCGAAAGCCGCAGCACGCTGCGGGTGCGCTACGCCGAGACGGACGCGATGGGCGTGGTTCACCACGCCACCTACCCGGTGTGGTTCGAGGTGGGCCGCAGCGACCTGATGCGTGACCTGGGTCTCCCCTACGCGGAGGTCGAGGCGCGGGGCTACTACCTGATGCTCTCCGGCCTGAACGTGGAGTACCGCCGCGCCGCCCGCTATGACGACCTCCTCACCCTGGTCACGCGTGTGGCGAGCGTTCGCTCACGCACCCTGACCTTCCGCTACGAGGTCTGGCGCGGCCTCCCAGAAGGGGGAGACCTGCTCGCCACCGGTGAGACGCGCCACATCGCCACCGACCGGAGTTATCGCCCGGCGCGCCTGCCGGAGGACGTGCTCAGGGCGCTTCAGGGCGCAGGCCAGGGCTGA
- a CDS encoding NUDIX hydrolase, which produces MSHLSRTLPIKRAAHVYLVRGEELLLVEERMDDGSIFYGLPGGKANAGESLADAAVRQVKVETGLTVTDLQFVSLLEGEMLTGTRNECYANFARFTAHFHGDLDPTDPEVVGVKWVPFAQVEALIRYGPPPECEERNPLIWVPTRDFLHGEARTYYPI; this is translated from the coding sequence ATGAGTCATCTGTCGCGCACCCTGCCCATCAAGCGCGCCGCGCATGTCTACCTCGTCCGGGGCGAGGAACTGTTGCTTGTCGAGGAGCGCATGGATGACGGCAGCATCTTTTACGGCCTGCCGGGCGGCAAGGCCAACGCCGGTGAGAGCCTGGCTGACGCGGCCGTGCGTCAGGTCAAGGTCGAGACGGGCCTCACCGTGACCGACCTGCAATTCGTGAGCCTGCTGGAGGGCGAGATGCTGACGGGCACCCGCAACGAGTGCTACGCCAACTTCGCGCGCTTTACCGCCCACTTTCACGGTGACCTCGACCCGACCGATCCCGAGGTCGTCGGCGTGAAGTGGGTGCCCTTTGCCCAGGTGGAGGCCCTGATCCGCTACGGCCCGCCCCCCGAGTGCGAGGAAAGGAATCCGCTGATCTGGGTGCCCACGCGCGACTTTCTGCACGGTGAGGCCCGCACCTACTACCCCATCTAG
- a CDS encoding sensor histidine kinase encodes MMNVMSTSPPEQGRREGPLADLLAARTYRTALYVGLALPLGALVFGLLVGGALAGVLTLPLLVGALLLLGTLWLVPALAEVQRYVAGLLGVRFAPRFPPPAYAGVLPWLRATLADGATYRALMFHLVQFPLAVVCWLVLGGLLAACLAALAAPWWANTLPVTWQGGRVALTTLGQLGLMLAGLGGLLVTAGVLNLLGRVWAWLAYALLAGGADEGSARREVVALRRAAGRVALGDDLGATLADLAGQAQTASTALAVALTTPDGTLRARSGPEHPALCGPTGSPPAGGADVRYVAGGGTLVTLPVVAGGADGGTLRALYAPGRHPPAEELAFLLSIADHAGTALHAAELIRRAGERAGEQERARLARELHDSVAQALYGITLGAKTARAALGRDPEKTRASLDYTIRLAEGGVSEMKALLFSLRPDALEEGGLVAALAQNAHALEARHGLTVHADLHREPALSPSGQAAAYRVAQEALHNVVKHARASQVWLSVTEEDGRVTVTIRDDGQGFDPRARPSGTLGQRSMRERAQDAGGTLTVQSRPGGGTTVTLTLPAAAAEVRA; translated from the coding sequence ATGATGAACGTGATGAGCACCTCGCCGCCGGAACAGGGACGCCGGGAAGGGCCGCTGGCCGACCTGCTGGCGGCGCGCACGTACCGCACGGCGCTGTACGTGGGGCTGGCGCTGCCGCTGGGCGCGCTCGTGTTCGGCCTGCTGGTGGGCGGAGCGCTCGCGGGCGTGCTGACGCTGCCGCTGCTCGTGGGGGCACTGCTGCTGCTGGGAACCCTGTGGCTGGTGCCCGCGCTGGCGGAAGTCCAGCGGTACGTGGCGGGCCTGCTGGGCGTACGCTTTGCGCCCCGCTTCCCCCCTCCCGCCTACGCGGGCGTGCTGCCGTGGCTGCGGGCGACCCTGGCGGACGGGGCAACGTACCGCGCGCTGATGTTCCACCTGGTGCAGTTTCCGCTCGCCGTGGTGTGCTGGCTGGTCCTGGGCGGGCTGCTGGCCGCGTGCCTCGCGGCTCTCGCCGCCCCGTGGTGGGCGAACACACTTCCCGTGACCTGGCAGGGCGGGCGGGTGGCGCTGACCACCCTTGGCCAGCTGGGGCTGATGCTGGCAGGACTGGGGGGCTTGCTGGTCACGGCGGGCGTCTTGAATCTGCTGGGGCGGGTGTGGGCCTGGCTGGCCTACGCGCTGCTGGCGGGCGGAGCGGACGAGGGCAGCGCGCGGCGCGAGGTCGTGGCGCTGCGCCGCGCGGCGGGGCGAGTCGCGCTGGGAGACGACCTAGGGGCGACCCTCGCGGACCTGGCCGGACAGGCACAAACCGCGAGCACGGCGCTCGCCGTGGCCCTGACCACCCCCGACGGGACCCTGCGGGCCCGCAGCGGCCCGGAACACCCCGCCCTCTGCGGACCCACGGGGTCCCCCCCGGCGGGCGGCGCGGACGTGCGGTACGTGGCGGGGGGCGGCACGTTGGTGACACTCCCCGTGGTGGCAGGCGGGGCAGACGGCGGAACACTGCGGGCCCTGTACGCGCCGGGCCGTCACCCGCCCGCTGAGGAGCTCGCCTTTCTGCTCTCCATCGCCGACCATGCGGGCACGGCCCTCCACGCCGCCGAGCTCATTCGCCGGGCGGGCGAGCGCGCCGGCGAGCAGGAGCGGGCGCGGCTGGCCCGCGAACTGCATGACAGTGTCGCGCAGGCGCTCTACGGCATCACCCTGGGCGCCAAAACCGCCCGCGCCGCTCTGGGCCGCGACCCTGAAAAAACGCGCGCCAGCCTGGACTACACCATTCGGCTGGCCGAGGGCGGCGTCAGCGAGATGAAGGCCCTGCTCTTTAGCCTGCGGCCCGACGCGCTCGAGGAAGGCGGCTTGGTCGCGGCCCTGGCGCAGAATGCACATGCCCTGGAAGCCCGGCACGGCCTCACGGTTCACGCCGACCTCCACCGCGAGCCCGCCCTCTCCCCGTCGGGGCAGGCCGCTGCCTACCGGGTGGCACAGGAGGCCCTTCACAACGTGGTCAAGCACGCCCGCGCCTCCCAGGTATGGCTGAGTGTGACGGAGGAGGATGGCCGGGTGACCGTGACGATTCGTGACGACGGTCAAGGCTTCGACCCGCGTGCCCGGCCGAGCGGCACGCTGGGGCAGCGGTCCATGCGCGAGCGGGCCCAGGATGCGGGGGGCACCCTCACCGTGCAGAGCAGGCCAGGCGGGGGAACCACCGTCACGCTGACCCTGCCCGCCGCAGCCGCAGAGGTGCGGGCATGA
- a CDS encoding DUF4097 family beta strand repeat-containing protein, with protein MITAERTPPQALAPVLARIALGLGVVAVGTGLAWSGLRVSPTPGLDAVQTPLALSREGAAALSVRLEGDRTDLAVAGLPWPGREALKGAALHRKRNPLEVRTAREGDSLNVELRLNVRPLEEGKVRLGPPSLQHRLNLELTRGVPVTLTTDTQSGDTRLDLHALRIRALNVRSGFGDVVATLPERQSGPLTFVTLSGDVKLRASGSWRAPSLRVNTESGDVTLDLGRARAEALNIGTRSGDVTGTLPRADHQSVTSGSGDLTLALPAGAAGTLDLRSEGGKVALRLPPGVRARVRFTDRTALRLPSGLVQQGNAAATSREALNDPDLDLFVDAPALTLTRREPPTPEGAP; from the coding sequence ATGATCACGGCCGAACGCACGCCGCCCCAGGCGCTCGCGCCGGTCCTGGCCCGCATCGCCCTGGGGCTGGGGGTGGTGGCCGTGGGGACCGGGCTGGCCTGGTCAGGACTGCGCGTGAGCCCTACGCCCGGCCTCGACGCGGTACAGACTCCCCTCGCCCTTTCGCGAGAGGGCGCGGCAGCCCTGAGCGTACGGCTGGAGGGTGACCGCACGGACCTCGCCGTCGCGGGGCTTCCCTGGCCGGGGCGCGAGGCGCTGAAGGGCGCGGCGCTGCACCGGAAACGCAATCCCTTAGAAGTTCGAACGGCCCGCGAGGGTGACAGCCTGAACGTGGAGCTGCGCCTCAACGTCCGGCCTCTGGAGGAAGGAAAGGTGCGCCTGGGACCGCCGTCCCTTCAGCACCGGCTCAACCTTGAGCTCACGCGGGGAGTGCCGGTCACCCTCACGACCGACACGCAGAGCGGCGACACGCGGCTCGACCTGCACGCGCTGCGGATCCGTGCCTTAAACGTCCGAAGCGGGTTTGGGGACGTCGTCGCAACCCTGCCCGAGCGGCAAAGCGGCCCCCTCACCTTTGTCACGCTGAGCGGCGACGTGAAGCTGCGCGCTTCTGGCAGCTGGCGTGCTCCGTCCCTGCGCGTCAATACCGAGAGCGGCGACGTGACCCTCGACCTGGGGCGCGCCCGCGCCGAAGCGCTCAACATCGGCACCCGCAGTGGCGACGTGACCGGCACCCTGCCCCGCGCCGACCATCAGAGTGTGACGAGCGGCAGCGGTGACCTCACGCTGGCCCTGCCCGCAGGCGCCGCCGGTACCCTCGACCTGCGTTCGGAGGGGGGCAAGGTCGCCCTCCGCCTGCCCCCCGGTGTGCGGGCGCGGGTGCGCTTTACGGACCGCACCGCCCTCCGCCTGCCCTCCGGTCTCGTGCAGCAGGGCAATGCGGCCGCCACCAGCCGCGAAGCGCTGAATGACCCTGACCTTGACCTCTTCGTGGACGCGCCCGCCCTCACCTTGACGCGGCGCGAGCCGCCCACGCCCGAAGGAGCACCATGA
- a CDS encoding response regulator transcription factor, whose product MTDPLPLHPVRVLLVDDHAVVRQGLRLFLSLDPLIEVVGEAANGEEALAQAGRLRPDVVVMDLMMPVMDGIQATRAIRRTLPDTEVIALTSTLEEHKVNGAIDAGAMGYMLKDASSDTLAEAIHAAARGEVRLHPEAARRLVRDFRTPDMRESLTPKEVIVLQLIARGYSNRDIAADQNVTEATVKTHVSRLLSKLGLESRTQAALYALRHGLATLEE is encoded by the coding sequence ATGACGGACCCCCTTCCCCTGCACCCTGTCCGCGTCCTGCTGGTGGACGACCATGCCGTCGTTCGGCAGGGCCTGCGCCTTTTCTTGAGCCTGGATCCCCTGATCGAGGTTGTCGGTGAGGCCGCCAACGGCGAGGAAGCCCTCGCCCAGGCCGGGCGCCTGCGCCCCGACGTGGTCGTGATGGACCTGATGATGCCCGTGATGGACGGCATCCAGGCCACCCGCGCCATTCGCCGCACCTTGCCCGACACCGAGGTCATCGCCCTGACGAGCACCCTGGAGGAACACAAGGTGAACGGCGCGATCGACGCCGGGGCGATGGGCTACATGCTCAAGGACGCTTCGTCCGACACCCTTGCCGAGGCCATCCACGCCGCCGCGCGGGGAGAAGTGCGGCTGCACCCGGAAGCCGCCCGCCGCCTGGTGCGCGACTTCCGCACACCAGACATGCGCGAGAGCCTGACGCCCAAGGAGGTGATCGTCCTGCAACTGATCGCGCGGGGCTACTCCAACCGCGACATCGCCGCCGACCAGAACGTCACCGAGGCGACCGTGAAGACGCACGTGAGCCGCCTCCTGAGCAAGCTGGGGCTAGAAAGCCGCACCCAGGCGGCGCTGTACGCGCTGCGCCACGGACTGGCGACCCTGGAGGAGTAG
- a CDS encoding tRNA-binding protein, with product MATELKGTVPYEETLARLDIRLGRVVEVVPEPSAPRPAYRLTVDFGRYGRRVSVGRFTQHPPEELLGRQVVGVLNFEPRRVGDVLSEVLILGVQLPGAASGEATFLTPAREAKLGSKVF from the coding sequence ATGGCGACGGAACTCAAAGGAACGGTCCCCTACGAGGAGACGCTGGCCCGTCTGGACATTCGCCTTGGCCGGGTGGTGGAGGTCGTGCCGGAGCCCAGTGCGCCGCGCCCGGCCTACCGCCTGACGGTGGATTTCGGGCGGTACGGCCGGCGGGTGAGCGTGGGGCGCTTTACCCAGCATCCGCCCGAAGAGTTGCTGGGGCGGCAGGTGGTGGGCGTCTTGAATTTCGAGCCGCGGCGGGTGGGGGACGTGCTGAGCGAGGTGCTGATTCTCGGTGTGCAACTGCCGGGCGCGGCCAGCGGCGAGGCGACGTTCCTGACGCCCGCGCGGGAGGCGAAGCTCGGCAGCAAGGTGTTCTAA
- a CDS encoding chlorite dismutase family protein: protein MMVDLDPSGQVTQKEPDRAQRQFLNYAFYKLDPAFRRLPQGEREEVKAEFLAAAEGWVADAPAEKGIIQRSYSLVGVRGDVDFMLWRIAFDVRDFQEAQARLNRTRLMGYLTQPYNFISMQKRSQYVNRIEGSGHGLEILPGQGKFLFIYPFVKTRAWYDLTPHSRQGMMDEHIYASGPFKGVRINTSYSYGIDDQEFVVSFDSDYPQEFVDLVHRLRYTEASNYTLRDTPMFTCVKKELTGVLDDLG, encoded by the coding sequence ATGATGGTGGACCTCGATCCCAGCGGTCAGGTCACACAAAAGGAGCCCGACCGCGCCCAGCGGCAGTTTTTGAACTATGCCTTCTACAAGCTCGACCCCGCCTTTCGGCGGCTTCCGCAGGGCGAACGGGAGGAGGTCAAGGCCGAGTTTCTCGCAGCGGCAGAAGGTTGGGTCGCGGACGCTCCCGCCGAAAAGGGCATCATCCAGCGCAGCTACTCGCTGGTGGGCGTGCGGGGGGACGTGGACTTCATGCTGTGGCGCATCGCCTTTGACGTGCGCGACTTTCAGGAGGCGCAGGCCCGGCTCAACCGCACCCGCTTGATGGGGTACCTCACCCAGCCCTACAACTTCATCTCCATGCAGAAGCGCAGCCAGTACGTCAACCGCATCGAGGGGAGCGGGCACGGGCTGGAAATCCTGCCGGGGCAGGGCAAGTTTCTCTTCATCTACCCCTTCGTGAAAACGCGGGCGTGGTATGACCTCACCCCGCACTCGCGCCAGGGCATGATGGACGAGCATATCTACGCGTCCGGTCCCTTCAAGGGCGTTCGGATCAACACCTCGTACTCCTACGGCATCGACGATCAGGAGTTCGTGGTGTCTTTCGACTCCGACTACCCGCAGGAGTTCGTGGACCTCGTTCACCGCCTGCGCTACACCGAGGCGAGCAACTACACGCTGCGGGACACGCCGATGTTCACCTGCGTGAAAAAGGAACTCACCGGCGTGCTGGACGACTTGGGTTGA
- a CDS encoding aldo/keto reductase produces MEYRKLLGTDLTLSAVGFGVWTVGTTWWGVKDEAMALRLLRRAFDLGITFFDNADTYASGRAEELQRRALGDVRDRIVIGSKFGYDIYNHPERPGQQERPHDWTPEYLRKALEGSLRRLGTDYIDYYQLHNPRLDAIRKDDLWAELENLRQEGLIRAYGTALGPALNERQIEEGLESLRLRRAPTQIIYNLLEQVLGEQILPVAEAEGVGVMARVPHASGLLEGYMTLDTQFEPGDHRNWRMTTNARRKAWMEDGLKKVEQLQREVVTGRGRTIGQLAIQFALRSPAMASVLPNIYDEKGLEEYVRTFDAAPLTDAEYGAIQDLYRANFGLETDLRGQAVAG; encoded by the coding sequence ATGGAATACCGCAAACTCCTCGGTACGGACCTGACCCTCAGCGCGGTCGGCTTCGGTGTCTGGACGGTGGGCACGACCTGGTGGGGCGTGAAGGATGAGGCCATGGCCCTGCGCCTGCTGCGCCGCGCCTTTGACCTGGGCATCACCTTCTTCGACAATGCGGATACCTACGCCTCGGGCCGGGCGGAGGAACTCCAGCGCCGCGCTCTGGGAGACGTGCGTGACCGGATCGTGATCGGCTCCAAGTTCGGCTACGACATCTACAACCACCCCGAACGGCCGGGCCAGCAGGAGCGCCCGCACGACTGGACGCCCGAGTACCTCCGCAAGGCGCTGGAAGGGTCTCTGAGGCGCCTGGGGACCGATTACATCGACTACTACCAGCTGCATAACCCCCGTCTCGACGCCATTCGCAAGGACGATCTGTGGGCTGAGCTGGAAAACCTCAGGCAGGAAGGGCTGATCCGCGCCTACGGCACCGCCCTTGGCCCGGCCCTCAACGAGCGGCAGATCGAGGAGGGCCTCGAGAGCCTGCGCCTGCGCCGCGCGCCCACCCAGATCATCTACAACCTGCTGGAGCAGGTGCTGGGCGAGCAGATCCTTCCTGTCGCGGAGGCGGAGGGCGTAGGCGTCATGGCGCGTGTGCCGCACGCGTCTGGGCTGCTGGAGGGCTACATGACCCTCGACACCCAGTTCGAACCGGGCGACCACCGCAACTGGCGCATGACCACCAATGCTCGCCGCAAAGCCTGGATGGAGGACGGCCTCAAGAAGGTCGAGCAGCTGCAGCGCGAGGTTGTGACGGGCCGCGGCCGCACGATCGGCCAGCTCGCCATTCAGTTCGCGCTGCGTTCCCCCGCGATGGCGAGTGTGCTCCCCAACATCTACGACGAGAAGGGGCTGGAGGAATACGTGCGGACCTTTGACGCCGCGCCTCTGACGGACGCGGAATACGGCGCCATTCAGGACCTCTACCGCGCCAACTTCGGCCTGGAGACCGACCTGCGCGGTCAGGCGGTGGCAGGATGA
- a CDS encoding VOC family protein, with translation MLKHVSFLTSDLRAVLAFYTRLGGVVEKEQRTPEGLYRGVVRLGEGRLQFFELPGETPAAHAHWAEHVALHVSDLRALLPQLRASGTVITRDLQASPGGREMAFVLDPDGRQVELLGEPL, from the coding sequence ATGCTGAAACATGTGTCCTTTCTGACGAGCGACCTGCGAGCTGTCCTCGCCTTCTACACCCGGCTGGGCGGCGTGGTGGAAAAGGAACAGAGGACCCCGGAGGGATTGTACAGGGGCGTGGTCCGGCTGGGCGAAGGCCGCCTTCAGTTCTTTGAACTTCCCGGCGAGACGCCCGCAGCACACGCCCACTGGGCAGAGCACGTCGCCCTGCACGTCTCCGACCTTCGCGCCCTCCTGCCCCAGTTGCGTGCCTCGGGCACCGTGATCACCCGTGATCTTCAGGCCAGCCCCGGCGGCCGGGAGATGGCCTTTGTCCTCGACCCCGACGGACGGCAGGTGGAGCTGCTGGGCGAGCCACTCTAG